The following proteins come from a genomic window of Paenibacillus swuensis:
- a CDS encoding glycosyltransferase family 4 protein: protein MGIAEGCIPKVAVVTPGTFPVPSPRSSSVERVVENVTHYLTGQAALWIFGKAEPGLPVAEMREGMMYFRYPGGDKHRYLHLVSRKISELAPNLIQIENRPRSVTFFKKRHPSIPVWLSLHSITYLTKPHIGASELRKHLMKADRIIVNSYFLRNYVVRRYPILNSKVEVNHLGVDETQFICRWTPEGEALRQQRLEELGLTGRKIILYAGRLIPIKGVHHLLPILSTLRGREPDTLLIIVGSAFYGSHRTTAYVRKLFKAAARLSRHVKFIPFVPYDQMQAWFQIADVVVVPSSRNEAFGLVNVEAMAAGVPVVATRSGGMGEIVEEGMTGYLVRPDRIQADMLDRLLRLLGDPELRRQLGEASKVRAERHFTWRGTAERLLRMYRAYL from the coding sequence ATGGGGATCGCGGAAGGATGCATACCGAAGGTAGCCGTAGTGACGCCGGGAACGTTCCCGGTGCCTTCGCCCCGCAGCAGCTCCGTGGAACGTGTGGTGGAGAACGTGACTCACTACTTAACCGGTCAGGCGGCGCTCTGGATATTCGGTAAAGCGGAGCCAGGTTTGCCTGTGGCCGAAATGCGAGAGGGAATGATGTATTTTCGGTATCCCGGCGGGGATAAACACCGATACTTGCATCTGGTAAGCCGTAAAATTTCAGAATTGGCCCCCAACCTGATTCAAATTGAAAATCGACCGAGATCGGTTACTTTTTTTAAGAAGAGGCATCCTTCGATTCCGGTATGGTTATCTCTTCATTCTATTACTTACTTAACGAAACCGCATATTGGCGCATCCGAGCTCCGGAAGCATTTGATGAAAGCGGACCGGATTATCGTGAACAGTTATTTTTTGAGAAATTATGTCGTTCGGCGTTACCCGATTCTCAATTCCAAGGTGGAAGTGAACCATCTGGGAGTGGATGAGACTCAGTTTATATGCCGGTGGACACCCGAAGGAGAAGCATTGCGACAGCAGAGACTTGAGGAGTTGGGGTTAACCGGCAGGAAAATTATTTTGTACGCGGGACGTTTAATTCCGATTAAAGGTGTTCACCATCTGTTGCCTATTCTGTCAACTTTAAGAGGTAGAGAGCCCGATACACTGCTGATCATTGTAGGAAGCGCTTTTTACGGAAGTCATCGCACTACCGCCTACGTCAGAAAATTGTTTAAAGCGGCGGCCCGTCTCTCCCGTCACGTGAAATTTATTCCTTTTGTCCCCTATGATCAAATGCAGGCCTGGTTTCAAATCGCGGATGTCGTAGTCGTCCCTTCATCCAGGAATGAAGCATTCGGTTTGGTCAATGTTGAAGCCATGGCGGCGGGTGTACCGGTAGTGGCTACGCGATCCGGAGGCATGGGTGAGATTGTGGAGGAAGGCATGACCGGTTACTTGGTGCGACCGGACCGGATACAGGCGGATATGCTCGACCGGTTGTTGCGGCTGTTAGGGGATCCGGAGCTGCGCAGGCAGTTGGGTGAAGCCAGTAAGGTGCGTGCGGAAAGGCACTTTACGTGGAGAGGAACAGCGGAGAGGCTGCTTCGGATGTACAGAGCTTACTTATAA